The Streptomyces nitrosporeus genome includes a window with the following:
- a CDS encoding NAD(P)-dependent oxidoreductase: MSKKIAFFGATGTFGSRILTEALNRGYEVTAVVVGSAGELTVSHPNLTVTSGDVLNAKSVAEVAEGKDAVVSAVGGGYTDGKAHAAFVRNAAESLVEGLRLLGAGAPRFISIGGAGSLNTPDGKKVWDTPGLPELVTQVMRGQGDALDYLRTVSDVKWTHFSPAAQIEPGERTGNYRLGLDDLVIGEDGNSRISAEDYAVAFVDELDTPKHIQKRFTVGY; this comes from the coding sequence ATGTCCAAGAAGATCGCTTTCTTCGGTGCCACCGGTACGTTCGGCTCGCGCATCCTCACCGAGGCGCTGAACCGCGGCTACGAGGTGACCGCCGTCGTGGTGGGCAGCGCCGGCGAGCTCACCGTGTCGCACCCGAACCTGACGGTCACCAGTGGTGACGTGCTGAACGCCAAGTCGGTCGCCGAGGTCGCCGAGGGCAAGGACGCGGTCGTCTCCGCGGTCGGCGGCGGCTACACCGACGGCAAGGCGCACGCCGCGTTCGTCCGCAACGCCGCCGAGTCCCTCGTCGAAGGTCTGCGGCTGCTCGGTGCCGGCGCCCCCCGCTTCATCTCGATCGGTGGTGCGGGCTCCCTCAACACCCCCGACGGCAAGAAGGTCTGGGACACCCCCGGTCTGCCGGAGCTGGTCACCCAGGTCATGCGGGGCCAGGGCGACGCGCTCGACTACCTGCGCACCGTCTCCGACGTGAAGTGGACCCACTTCTCCCCGGCCGCCCAGATCGAGCCGGGCGAGCGCACCGGGAACTACCGGCTCGGCCTGGACGACCTGGTCATCGGTGAGGACGGCAACAGCCGCATCAGCGCCGAGGACTACGCGGTCGCGTTCGTCGACGAGCTCGACACCCCGAAGCACATCCAGAAGCGCTTCACCGTCGGTTACTGA
- a CDS encoding FAD-dependent oxidoreductase, with translation MTTILPGDARYQEMTVGHNTRWVGTPDTVKVVHDTAQVAAVVQEAVAAGKRIAVRGGGHCYADFVFNPGVKTLIDMTQMDEVYYDSSHNAFVVEAGATLLHAYQALYKGWGVALPGGLCYSVGIGGHIAGGGFGLLSRQYGITVDHLYAVEIVIVEADGTVRIKKATREATDPHRDLWWAHTGGGGGNFGVVTRYFFRSPGAFGSTPADQLMSPPKDVYLSAVSLPWADFDKDKFISLVRHYGDWHERNSTLDSPASALTSLLVMNHRSNGNIGIITQLDASVPNARQLIEDYLVEITSPTGVETAPLAEAVGEQGPLPEFFTPRKLPWLTSVRLLGTNNPALTNPTLRSANKSAYHRKGFTAAQAGSLYNHLTRTDFSNPVANVMLFGYGSKVNTVHADDTASAQRDSVFKALYATQWSTAADDAENTGWLREVYTEVYSTSGGYPVPNAATDGCYVNYPDADITDPAQNTSGVAWTTLYYKDHYPRLQQVKKRYDPMNVFRHAQSIALP, from the coding sequence GTGACCACCATCCTGCCGGGCGATGCCCGCTACCAGGAGATGACGGTCGGCCACAACACCCGCTGGGTCGGCACTCCCGACACGGTCAAGGTGGTCCACGACACCGCGCAGGTGGCGGCCGTGGTGCAGGAGGCCGTCGCGGCCGGCAAGCGCATCGCGGTGCGCGGGGGCGGTCACTGCTACGCCGACTTCGTCTTCAACCCCGGGGTGAAGACGCTCATCGACATGACGCAGATGGACGAGGTCTACTACGACTCCTCCCACAACGCCTTCGTGGTGGAGGCGGGCGCGACCCTCCTGCACGCCTATCAGGCGCTCTACAAGGGCTGGGGCGTCGCGCTGCCCGGCGGCCTGTGCTACTCGGTGGGTATCGGCGGGCACATAGCCGGCGGCGGCTTCGGTCTGCTGTCACGTCAGTACGGCATCACCGTCGACCACCTGTACGCGGTCGAGATCGTGATCGTCGAGGCGGACGGCACCGTCAGGATCAAGAAGGCCACCCGGGAGGCCACCGATCCCCACCGCGACCTGTGGTGGGCGCACACCGGTGGTGGCGGAGGGAACTTCGGTGTGGTGACGCGGTACTTCTTCCGCTCGCCCGGCGCCTTCGGCAGCACGCCGGCGGACCAGCTCATGAGCCCGCCGAAGGACGTCTACCTGAGCGCGGTCTCGCTGCCCTGGGCGGATTTCGACAAGGACAAGTTCATCTCCCTGGTGCGGCACTACGGTGACTGGCACGAGCGCAACAGCACGCTGGACTCACCCGCTTCGGCGCTCACCAGCCTGCTGGTGATGAACCACAGGTCCAACGGGAACATCGGCATCATCACCCAGCTCGACGCCTCCGTACCGAACGCCCGGCAGCTGATCGAGGACTACCTCGTCGAGATCACCTCGCCGACCGGGGTGGAGACCGCGCCGCTGGCCGAGGCGGTCGGTGAGCAGGGCCCGCTGCCGGAGTTCTTCACCCCGCGCAAGCTGCCCTGGCTCACCTCGGTGCGGCTGCTCGGCACCAACAACCCGGCGCTGACCAACCCGACCCTGCGCTCGGCCAACAAGTCGGCGTACCACCGCAAGGGCTTCACGGCCGCCCAGGCCGGCTCGCTCTACAACCACCTGACCCGCACCGACTTCAGCAACCCGGTGGCCAACGTGATGCTCTTCGGCTACGGCTCGAAGGTCAACACGGTCCACGCCGACGACACGGCCTCCGCCCAGCGCGACTCGGTCTTCAAGGCGCTCTACGCCACCCAGTGGTCGACCGCCGCCGACGACGCCGAGAACACCGGCTGGCTGCGCGAGGTGTACACGGAGGTGTACTCCACCAGTGGCGGCTATCCGGTACCGAACGCGGCCACCGACGGCTGCTACGTGAACTACCCCGACGCGGACATCACCGACCCCGCGCAGAACACCTCCGGGGTCGCCTGGACGACGCTCTACTACAAGGACCACTACCCGCGTCTGCAGCAGGTCAAGAAGAGGTACGACCCGATGAACGTGTTCCGGCACGCGCAGTCGATCGCCCTTCCCTGA
- a CDS encoding TauD/TfdA family dioxygenase, with translation MQPFYELTDAERDGLAAALAAVTKSPYEDYPAFSRSVTDLVDRGEVPAFFAEAVAGIRAERESGTSDAHVLRNCPIDPVVPVLNHDDPLADKYAKKKTFVGEALLELFAQLAGTPLLAYDTRFNGDFFTDVIAINRYSGKQTGFSDGELVFHNDRTAHPVRADFISLVGMRCPGGELTYTGFVEGRALLSHLTAEEQEILRKPYFITPFDVFSRDNNKSLTVSEAHPILEREHSIRYLDTHTTVAPDSPPEAKDTLIALKNALVRAEKKRHRILTGDLFSFANQDGLHSRDKIEVNDPERARSRWLLKTYAFRDEANAEQHADKWINGVRGRVGD, from the coding sequence ATGCAGCCTTTTTATGAACTCACCGACGCCGAGCGCGATGGGCTCGCCGCAGCTCTGGCCGCGGTCACCAAGAGCCCGTACGAGGACTACCCGGCCTTCTCCCGCTCGGTGACCGATCTGGTGGACCGGGGTGAGGTGCCGGCGTTCTTCGCCGAAGCCGTGGCCGGCATCCGTGCGGAACGCGAGTCCGGTACGTCGGACGCGCACGTCCTGCGCAACTGCCCCATCGACCCGGTCGTCCCGGTCCTGAACCACGACGATCCGCTCGCCGACAAGTACGCGAAGAAGAAGACCTTCGTCGGTGAGGCGCTGCTCGAACTGTTCGCGCAGCTCGCCGGCACACCGCTGCTCGCGTACGACACCCGCTTCAACGGCGACTTCTTCACGGACGTCATCGCGATCAACCGCTACAGCGGGAAGCAGACCGGTTTCAGCGACGGCGAACTGGTCTTCCACAACGACCGCACCGCGCACCCGGTCCGCGCCGACTTCATCTCCCTGGTGGGCATGCGCTGCCCCGGGGGCGAGCTCACCTACACGGGGTTCGTCGAGGGCCGCGCCCTGCTGTCCCACCTGACGGCCGAGGAGCAGGAGATCCTGCGCAAGCCGTACTTCATCACGCCGTTCGACGTGTTCTCGCGTGACAACAACAAGAGCCTGACGGTCTCCGAGGCGCATCCGATCCTGGAGCGGGAGCACAGCATCCGCTACCTGGACACCCACACGACCGTGGCCCCCGACAGTCCGCCGGAGGCCAAGGACACCCTGATCGCGCTGAAGAACGCCCTGGTCCGCGCGGAGAAGAAGCGCCACCGGATCCTCACCGGTGACCTGTTCTCCTTCGCCAACCAGGACGGTCTGCACAGTCGCGACAAGATCGAGGTCAACGACCCGGAGCGGGCCCGTTCACGCTGGCTGCTGAAGACCTACGCGTTCCGCGACGAGGCGAACGCGGAACAGCACGCCGACAAGTGGATCAACGGTGTCCGCGGCCGGGTGGGCGACTAG
- a CDS encoding response regulator transcription factor, translating into METHIFEDDWFTNGRVADPEARILLADQDPISRHVLGGVVHRADRLQLVASVDIRQPLKDWPLDQVDVAVLGMGYNCEPASTVRELAACGIEVLLIGVGWTKAKLDAVLQAGAKGCLMKDTRIGGLAAAARAVASGHVVLSPELQVLYRSPAERRPVAQPVRTAPGPHDDSLQRLLSALTDREREVLDLLTDGLSTVEVADRLRVSSATVKSHISHTLTKLGVRNRLEAVLLTRGTTAPAPHGPARPDGNARVRREVARSYP; encoded by the coding sequence ATGGAAACTCACATATTCGAGGACGACTGGTTCACGAACGGCAGGGTGGCGGATCCGGAAGCTCGCATTCTGCTTGCGGACCAGGACCCGATTTCCCGGCATGTACTGGGCGGTGTGGTGCACCGGGCCGACCGGCTGCAGCTGGTCGCCAGCGTCGACATCAGGCAACCGCTCAAGGACTGGCCGCTCGACCAGGTCGATGTCGCCGTGCTCGGCATGGGCTACAACTGCGAACCGGCCAGTACGGTCCGGGAACTGGCCGCCTGCGGGATCGAGGTCCTGCTGATCGGTGTCGGCTGGACGAAGGCCAAGCTGGATGCCGTGCTGCAGGCCGGCGCGAAGGGATGCCTGATGAAGGACACCCGGATCGGCGGCCTGGCGGCGGCTGCCCGGGCGGTCGCCTCCGGTCATGTGGTCCTCTCGCCCGAACTGCAGGTGCTGTACCGGTCCCCGGCCGAGCGCCGGCCCGTGGCGCAGCCCGTCCGGACCGCCCCGGGACCTCACGACGACTCCCTCCAGCGGCTGCTGAGCGCGCTCACCGACCGGGAGCGCGAGGTCCTCGACCTGCTGACCGACGGTCTGTCGACCGTCGAGGTGGCGGACCGCCTGCGGGTCTCCTCGGCGACCGTCAAGAGCCACATCTCGCACACCCTCACCAAGCTGGGCGTACGCAACCGCCTCGAAGCCGTTCTGCTGACACGTGGCACCACCGCGCCCGCACCGCACGGCCCCGCACGCCCCGACGGGAACGCACGGGTCCGGCGGGAGGTGGCCCGCAGCTACCCCTAG
- the leuC gene encoding 3-isopropylmalate dehydratase large subunit, whose product MGSTLAQKTWDAHVVRHGDDGGDLLYVDMHLLHEVNTPQAFDDLRAAGRAVRRPDLTVGTEDHNTPTVAIDKVIQDPAGRRQTTLMRANCEEFGIPLHRLGSAGQGIVHVIGPELGLVRPGMTIVCCDSHTTTLGAFGAVAFGIGTKQVEHVLATQTLPMARPKDMAVTVTGELPPGVTAKDLVLAIIARIGTGGGVGHIIEYRGAAVTALSMEGRMTLCNMSVEAGSRAGLIAPDETTFAYLRTRPGMPQGADWEAEVAHWKSLRSDEDAVYDKEVVIDASTLTPYVSWGNNPGQSIPLDAVVPAPADFSDPQERVAAERALAYMDLEPGTGMRELPIDAVFLGSCTNGRIEDLRAAAEVLEGRKVADGLHMMIVPGSTPVREQAVAEGLDRVFAEAGADFRPAAGCSMCAALNEDRLLPGQRAASTSNRNFEGRQGKGSRTHIVSPAVAAATAVAGRLAAPADL is encoded by the coding sequence ATGGGTTCGACATTGGCGCAGAAGACGTGGGATGCCCATGTCGTACGACACGGCGATGACGGCGGCGATCTCCTCTACGTCGATATGCATCTGCTGCACGAGGTGAACACGCCCCAGGCGTTCGACGACCTGCGGGCCGCCGGCCGTGCCGTCCGGAGGCCCGATCTCACGGTGGGTACCGAGGACCACAACACGCCCACCGTCGCCATCGACAAGGTGATCCAGGATCCGGCCGGCCGCCGCCAGACCACGTTGATGCGGGCGAACTGCGAGGAGTTCGGCATTCCGCTGCACCGCCTGGGCTCCGCGGGCCAGGGCATCGTGCATGTCATCGGGCCCGAACTCGGCCTGGTGCGGCCTGGGATGACCATCGTCTGCTGCGACTCCCACACCACCACGCTCGGTGCCTTCGGAGCGGTCGCCTTCGGCATCGGCACCAAGCAGGTGGAGCACGTCCTGGCCACCCAGACCCTGCCGATGGCCCGGCCCAAGGACATGGCCGTCACCGTCACCGGTGAACTGCCGCCCGGCGTCACGGCCAAGGACCTGGTGCTCGCGATCATCGCGAGGATCGGTACGGGCGGCGGCGTGGGCCACATCATCGAATACCGGGGTGCCGCCGTGACAGCCCTCTCGATGGAGGGCCGGATGACGCTGTGCAACATGTCGGTCGAGGCCGGCTCGCGCGCCGGGCTGATCGCCCCGGACGAGACGACCTTCGCCTACCTCAGGACCCGCCCCGGCATGCCGCAGGGCGCCGACTGGGAGGCCGAGGTCGCCCACTGGAAGTCACTGCGAAGCGACGAGGACGCGGTGTACGACAAGGAGGTCGTCATCGACGCCTCCACCCTCACCCCCTATGTCTCCTGGGGCAACAACCCGGGCCAGTCCATCCCCCTGGACGCCGTGGTGCCCGCTCCGGCCGACTTCAGCGACCCGCAGGAGCGGGTCGCGGCGGAACGGGCACTGGCTTACATGGACCTCGAACCGGGCACGGGGATGCGGGAACTCCCCATCGACGCCGTCTTCCTCGGCTCCTGCACCAACGGCCGCATCGAGGACCTGCGTGCCGCGGCCGAGGTGCTCGAAGGGCGCAAGGTGGCCGACGGCCTCCACATGATGATCGTGCCCGGCTCGACGCCGGTGCGGGAGCAGGCCGTCGCCGAGGGCCTCGACCGGGTGTTCGCCGAGGCCGGTGCCGACTTCCGGCCCGCCGCCGGCTGCTCGATGTGCGCCGCCCTCAACGAGGACCGGCTGCTGCCGGGCCAGCGCGCCGCCTCCACCAGCAACCGCAACTTCGAGGGCCGGCAGGGAAAGGGCTCGCGTACCCACATCGTCTCGCCGGCGGTCGCGGCCGCCACGGCCGTCGCCGGCCGGCTCGCTGCCCCCGCAGACCTCTGA
- the leuD gene encoding 3-isopropylmalate dehydratase small subunit, whose protein sequence is MDKFTVHTGTAMPLRRSNVDTDQIIPARFVPYFSWKGHANALFADWRDDPAFPLNLPQYQGATVLLAGNDFATGSSRESAVWALERFGFKAVIAPRFGDIFRGNSLMRGLLTVAVPAAVVERLWEAVERDPFTEVTVDLELLEVRCGGLVQPFELDEAARQRLLAGRDPIADTLAESADAITAYEGGRRPALPVTR, encoded by the coding sequence ATGGACAAGTTCACCGTTCACACCGGTACGGCGATGCCGCTGCGCCGCAGCAACGTCGACACCGACCAGATCATCCCGGCCCGGTTCGTCCCCTACTTCAGCTGGAAGGGCCACGCCAACGCCCTCTTCGCGGACTGGCGCGACGACCCCGCGTTCCCCCTGAACCTGCCGCAGTACCAAGGCGCGACGGTGCTGCTCGCCGGTAACGACTTCGCCACCGGGTCCTCCCGGGAGTCCGCGGTCTGGGCCCTCGAACGGTTCGGTTTCAAGGCCGTCATAGCACCCCGGTTCGGTGACATCTTCCGCGGTAACTCCCTGATGCGCGGCCTGCTCACGGTCGCCGTCCCGGCCGCCGTGGTCGAGAGGCTGTGGGAGGCGGTCGAGCGGGACCCCTTCACCGAGGTGACCGTCGACCTGGAGCTCCTGGAGGTCCGCTGCGGCGGCCTCGTCCAGCCCTTCGAACTCGACGAGGCCGCCCGGCAGCGGCTCCTCGCCGGCCGGGACCCGATCGCCGACACGCTGGCCGAGTCCGCCGACGCCATCACCGCGTACGAAGGAGGCCGCCGCCCCGCGCTGCCCGTGACCCGCTGA
- a CDS encoding LysR family transcriptional regulator, whose protein sequence is MKISQCTAFVAIADTGSFTLAAKALSISQSAVSHAISSLEKNLGVSLMKRSRSGVEFTEIGQRVLEHARTVVHGAEQIRQEAEALRSHRSGTLRIGTSQSFAASLLPRLLTEFCASWPDIGIELHEGTDQEIAEWLGGYTIDVGVVALPKENLSTVPLLQDEMYAVLPPEHALAGRRALGMEELADESFVMPVSGVETMLRTVFRVIGREPRIAYRAHDVNSLLSMVAEGLGITVVPALALPSVLPHPQLRVIPFAPSLTRRLGIGVRTAARCTPAAEAFVATARSLARDGVWSRSSERGRGADAGGRAAPQNPWRQGDPGSVPAGPGAGVRTAPSRSSACPAMASAS, encoded by the coding sequence ATGAAGATTTCTCAGTGCACGGCCTTTGTCGCCATTGCCGACACCGGAAGTTTCACGCTTGCCGCGAAGGCCCTGTCCATCAGCCAGTCGGCCGTGAGCCATGCGATATCGAGCCTTGAGAAGAACCTCGGGGTTTCCCTGATGAAACGCAGCCGCAGCGGTGTCGAATTCACCGAGATCGGGCAGCGCGTTCTCGAACACGCGCGTACCGTCGTGCACGGCGCGGAACAGATACGGCAGGAGGCCGAGGCCCTGCGCTCCCACCGGTCCGGCACGCTCAGGATCGGCACCAGCCAGAGCTTCGCCGCCAGCCTGCTGCCCCGGCTGCTGACCGAGTTCTGCGCTTCCTGGCCGGACATCGGGATCGAACTGCACGAGGGGACCGACCAGGAGATCGCCGAATGGCTCGGCGGGTACACGATCGACGTCGGCGTGGTGGCTCTGCCGAAGGAGAACCTCAGCACCGTCCCCCTGCTGCAGGACGAGATGTACGCCGTACTGCCGCCGGAGCACGCGCTGGCCGGGCGGCGCGCCCTGGGCATGGAGGAACTGGCCGACGAGTCGTTCGTCATGCCCGTCAGCGGTGTGGAGACGATGCTCCGCACGGTCTTCCGGGTCATCGGCCGCGAACCGCGCATCGCGTACCGCGCCCATGACGTCAACAGCCTGCTGTCCATGGTCGCCGAGGGCCTCGGGATCACGGTCGTGCCGGCCCTCGCCCTGCCGTCCGTACTGCCCCATCCGCAGCTGCGGGTGATCCCCTTCGCGCCTTCGCTGACCCGCCGTCTCGGTATCGGCGTCCGCACCGCGGCCCGCTGCACCCCGGCCGCCGAGGCATTCGTCGCCACGGCCCGGTCGCTGGCCCGCGACGGCGTCTGGTCCCGCTCCTCCGAACGGGGCCGGGGTGCCGACGCGGGCGGCCGGGCCGCGCCTCAGAACCCCTGGAGGCAGGGGGACCCGGGGAGTGTCCCGGCCGGACCGGGTGCCGGCGTCCGCACGGCGCCGTCCCGTTCCAGCGCGTGCCCGGCGATGGCGTCCGCGTCGTAG